The proteins below are encoded in one region of Anguilla anguilla isolate fAngAng1 chromosome 3, fAngAng1.pri, whole genome shotgun sequence:
- the bmp15 gene encoding bone morphogenetic protein 15, which yields MLHFLYHGLQNSDSGSLPGCYHSHQRLDMKATYSHSLCKFLIFSYLFSMSSTLTPPKNDGEMASSSSFHSDVSTIQSRQKDHRRQQKLHHRSPTKDQVADQNLKYMLNLYNRAADTDGRPREPRILGFNTVRLIRSTSTRKRFSVSLPDQQYSYMVQYELKALPLEKLVRAAFVHLRSTVLSRVPLSCGVNISSLGPANRRISSGGHVTLRPHDQWTEMDITPLISSQSEGRLSLAVQYQCVEDRLVKITMLRRRGGRRTQAKFVSPQTQLRAPALLLFLEEEAGDPRDWAGPLEARAPSVPRPRRSKEPGSIGADIPNYVRQNSVAKNQCKLHSYRVTFQDLGWDHWIIAPHKYNPRYCRGDCPRILHYGYNSPNHAIVQNFINEMGVGEVPPPACVPYKYKPISVLMLEKNGSIVYKEYEDMIAESCTCR from the exons ATGCTCCACTTCCTATATCACGGTCTCCAAAATTCGGACAGTGGTAGCCTTCCTGGTTGCTATCATTCGCACCAGAGGTTGGACATGAAGGCTACCTACAGTCACAGCCTATGcaaatttttaatattttcctacCTCTTTTCGATGTCTTCCACTTTAACGCCGCCAAAGAATGACGGAGAAATGGCGTCCTCTTCGTCGTTTCACAGCGATGTTTCAACGATACAATCTAGACAAAAAGACCATAGACGACAACAGAAGTTACACCATAGATCCCCAACGAAAGATCAGGTTGCTGACCAGAACTTGAAGTACATGCTGAATTTGTATAACAGAGCCGCCGATACCGACGGTCGGCCCAGAGAACCCAGAATATTGGGGTTCAATACAGTCAGACTGATTCGGTCCACTTCAACACGAAAGCGGTTCTCAGTGTCGTTACCCG ATCAGCAGTACAGCTACATGGTGCAGTATGAGTTGAAAGCTCTTCCCCTGGAGAAGCTAGTGAGGGCAGCTTTTGTCCATCTGCGCAGCACTGTGCTTTCTCGCGTGCCTTTGAGCTGTGGAGTCAATATCTCTTCCCTGGGGCCAGCCAATCGGAGAATCTCCTCTGGAGGCCATGTGACCCTCAGACCTCATGACCAGTGGACTGAGATGGACATCACACCCCTCATCTCCTCACAGAGTGAGGGACGTCTGTCCCTGGCTGTCCAGTACCAGTGCGTGGAGGACAGGCTGGTGAAGATCACTATGTTGAGGAGGAGAGGTGGGAGGAGGACCCAAGCGAAGTTTGTCTCTCCCCAAACGCAGCTGAGGGCTCCTGCACTGCTCCtcttcctggaggaggaggcaggggaCCCTAGGGACTGGGCTGGCCCACTGGAAGCACGAGCCCCTTCTGTGCCACGCCCTCGCAGGTCCAAAGAACCGGGTAGCATTGGTGCAGACATCCCCAACTACGTACGCCAAAACAGTGTGGCTAAGAACCAGTGCAAGCTTCACTCCTACAGAGTGACCTTCCAGGACTTGGGTTGGGATCACTGGATCATCGCCCCACATAAGTACAACCCTCGCTACTGCAGAGGAGACTGCCCACGTATCCTCCACTATGGGTACAATTCTCCAAACCATGCCATCGTGCAGAACTTCATCAATGAGATGGGTGTGGGGGAGGTGCCCCCGCCCGCTTGTGTACCTTACAAGTACAAGCCAATCAGCGTCCTCATGTTGGAGAAGAATGGCAGCATTGTATACAAAGAGTATGAGGACATGATCGCAGAGTCTTGCACTTGCCGATAG
- the leap2 gene encoding liver-expressed antimicrobial peptide 2: MHKQACSRATAACGLVLLVLIHQVCSHPVPDSVPTHLQSGGLLRRIARMTPLWRIMGSKPHGAYCKNNYECSTGICSGGHCSFSQPIKS; encoded by the exons ATGCACAAACAGGCCTGCAGTAGGGCAACAGCTGCCTGCGGTTTGGTGTTGCTGGTCCTCATCCACCAG GTGTGCAGTCATCCCGTTCCAGACAGCGTGCCAACCCATCTTCAGAGCGGAGGGCTGCTAAGAAGGATAGCTCGCATGACACCCCTGTGGAGGATCATGGGAAGCAAGCCCCATGGGGCCTACTGCAAGAACAACTACGAGTGTTCTACAGGAATATGCAG TGGTGGACATTGTTCATTTAGCCAGCCCATCAAGTCTTAA